The following are from one region of the Vicugna pacos chromosome 9, VicPac4, whole genome shotgun sequence genome:
- the CTU1 gene encoding cytoplasmic tRNA 2-thiolation protein 1: MPAPQCASCNKARAALRRPRSGQALCGTCFCAAFEAEVLHTVVAGRLLPPGAVVAVGASGGKDSTVLAHVLRELAPRLGISLRLVAVDEGIGGYRDAALAAVRRQAARWELPLTVVAYADLFGGWTMDAVARSTAGSGRSRSCCTFCGVLRRRALEEGARLVGATHVVTGHNADDMAETVLMNFLRGDAGRLARGGGLGSPGEGGALPRCRPLQLASQKEVVLYAHFRRLDYFSEECVYAPEAFRGHARDLLKRLEAARPSAALDLVHSAERLALAPAARPPPPGACARCGALASRALCQACALLDGLNRGRPRLAIGKGRRGLDEDGPPREAEPEASGPPASEPVPAC; the protein is encoded by the exons ATGCCGGCCCCACAGTGCGCCTCCTGCAACAAGGCGCGCGCAGCCCTCCGCCGCCCGCGCTCGGGCCAGGCGCTGTGCGGCACCTGCTTCTGCGCCGCCTTCGAGGCCGAGGTGCTGCACACAGTGGTCGCGGGCCGCCTGCTGCCGCCCGGCGCCGTGGTGGCCGTGGGCGCCTCGGGCGGCAAGGACTCCACGGTACTGGCGCACGTGCTGCGCGAGCTGGCCCCGCGCCTGGGCATCTCGCTGCGCCTCGTGGCCGTGGACGAGGGCATCGGCGGCTACCGGGACGCGGCGCTGGCGGCCGTGCGGCGCCAGGCGGCGCGCTGGGAGCTCCCGCTCACCGTCGTGGCCTACGCAGACCTCTTCGGGGGCTGGACGATGGACGCCGTGGCCCGCAGCACAGCCGGCTCCGGCCGCAGCCGCTCCTGCTGCACCTTCTGCGGGGTGCTGCGGCGCCGGGCGCTGGAAGAAGGGGCGCGCCTCGTGGGAGCCACGCACGTCGTGACTG GACACAACGCCGACGACATGGCGGAGACGGTGCTCATGAACTTCCTGCGGGGCGACGCGGGCCGCCTGGCGCGGGGCGGGGGCCTGGGCTCGCCGGGCGAGGGGGGCGCGCTGCCGCGCTGCCGCCCGCTGCAGCTGGCCTCGCAGAAGGAGGTGGTGCTGTACGCGCACTTCCGCCGCCTCGACTACTTCTCCGAGGAGTGCGTGTACGCGCCCGAGGCCTTCCGCGGCCACGCGCGCGACCTGCTCAAGCGGCTGGAGGCGGCGCGGCCGTCGGCGGCGCTGGACCTCGTGCACTCGGCCGAGCGCCTGGCGCtggccccggccgcgcggccccCGCCGCCCGGCGCCTGCGCCCGCTGCGGGGCGCTGGCCAGCCGCGCGCTCTGCCAGGCCTGCGCGCTCCTGGACGGCCTGAACCGCGGCCGGCCCCGCCTGGCCATCGGCAAGGGCCGCCGGGGGCTGGACGAGGACGGGCCGCCGCGGGAGGCCGAGCCGGAGGCGTCCGGACCCCCCGCCTCCGAGCCGGTCCCCGCCTGCTAG